TGGATGGCGGTATTGTCGAGAGGGTGTTCGCCATCGGGAATTCTCATAAACCCGGCCGCCTGCTGAAATCGGAAATCACCTACGCCTGAGATCTTCATAATCTGTTCGCGGTTGTTGAATTTCCCTTTTGCTTCGCGGAATTCAACAATTTTTTTGGCAACATTCCGGCTTAATCCGGAAATATGAGTCAGTAGCGGAGCACTGGCGGTATTTAGGTTCACACCCACTTCGTTCACGCAGCTCTCTACAACATCATCCAGCTTTTTAGCGAGCTCGGTTTGATTCACATCATGCTGATAAAGTCCGACTCCAATCGATTTTGGATCAATTTTAACGAGTTCAGCCAATGGATCCTGGGCACGTCGTGCAATGGAGATGTTTCCTCGTTGTGGTGCATCCAGATCCGGAAACTCCTCACGTGCAACCGTTGATGCGGAGTAAACGGAAGCACCTGCTTCACTGATAATCAGATAGTTCAGATTCTCTTTTTTATTCAGCTCTTTTCGCTTTTGAATGACATCGGCAATAAACTGTTCAGTTTCACGACTGGCCGTTCCGTTTCCAATAGCAATTAAAGTGACACCATATTTATCAATCAGTTGATTAACCACTTTTGCACCCTGCTCTACTTTATTCTGTGGAGGAGTGGGGTAGATGGTGGTTCCTTCCTGGTATTTTCCAAGCTCATCAATAATGGCCAACTTGCAACCGGTTCGAAAAGCCGGATCAACCCCCATCACAACCTGATCTTTTAAAGGTGGCTGGAGCAGTAAATTTTTTAGATTTGTAGCAAATGTCTGAATAGCATGTTCATCAGCCTGCTCGGTCAGTTCATTGCGAAGCTCTCTCTCCAGGGATGGCATCAGCAGTCGTTTATAAGAATCCTCTACGGCATCCTGCAAAAAGGGAATAAAAATGGAGAGATCATTGCTGATCACTACATCATCAATATTTTCAAGCGTTCGACTTTCATTCAGCTCCAGGTTTACAAAGAGTACGTTTTCCCGCTCTCCGCGATTCAGTGCCAGTATCTGATGCGGTTTCAGATATTGAACCCGGTTTTGAAAATCATAGTAATCTTCAAAATTGGTTCGTCCTTCAACAACCGGATTTTTTTCGGATTTGATGATTCCATGTTTGCGAATAATGGTTCGCAGCTCATCCCGAACCTCTACCGACTCATTGATCCATTCTGCAACAATATCGAGGGAGGTTTTGAGTGCGGTTTCAGCATCCGGTATTTCATGCTCTTCGTTGATGTACTCCTCAGCATATTTAAGTGGGTCACCCTCGGTAATCTCCTGATTCCAGATTATCTGAGCCAGCGGTTCAAGACCTTTCTCTTTAGCCATGTCGCCGCGTGTTTTCCGCTTTCTCTTATAGGGCAGGTAGAGATCCTCCAGCGTTTTCAAATCTTTGCACGCATTGATTTTTTCTTCCAGCTCATCGGTCAGCTTATCCTGTTCATCTATTGCTTTCAGAACGGTTTTCTTACGGTCTTCCAGGGTTCTTTGGAACTCGATCGCATCCCGGACAGCACGAAGTTGCTCTTCATCTAATCCTCCGGTGGCTTCCTGACGGTAGCGGGCCAGAAACGGAATAGTGGCGCCTTCATCAATAAAATCGGCAACGGTCTTTACCTGTTTGGATGAAAAATTGAGTGTTGATGCAATGTGGTTAAAAATCTGTGAGTCGGTCATCGGGGTTGCTGCTTAAAAAATTCGTTCTGAAAATGAGGGTTGATAATACGGTTTTGTACAGGTTCAAATCAAAAAAGTTCGATCTTCGTCAAAGAAGAATCTGATTATAAGGAGATCCAGTATGGTGTTCAGAATAATCAGATCTGCTATTGAAAACATTCTAAAAATAAATGAAAGTTTTTTGAAGGTACTTACGCTTACATAATAAATAGCAATAAAAATATTCGGGAAGTGCCTCATAGATTAAAAATTAGTTTGTTGGTCATCACTCTGATCTCTCTCGCTTCGGCACAGAGAGCATTCGGGCAGTTCAGCACATTTCTTGAAGAATCCAATATCAGTACTGCAACGGCAGGAGGGAGCATTGGATTAACGGCAAGTGCCTATTCGGTGGATGGGATTGAAAACCGCCGTGCTCCGGGTATGATTCAGACCAACGCCAACATGAACTTCAACCTGTTTGGGTTTAGTTCAGGAATAAATATGAACTACTCTACGGATGATTCTCAATTCCGGCAGAGCATGAACAACATCAGTTTTAATGCAACGTGGAGATGGCTGAATATTCAGGCCGGCGACGTCAGCGCAAGATTTTCGGAATATGGTTTGAGCGGTGCTACGATACGCGGTGGATATGTAAGGATGGATCCCGGGAATTATCTATTGGAGATTACGGGCGGCCGATCGAAGAGAGCGGTACGTCCAAGCCTGGAATCAGGTTTTAGAAGACCGGCTTTTCAACAGTGGGCCGGTGGGGTGAAATTGGGTTATGGGAGTACATCCAGCTCCTATTTCCATTTGAGTACGTTTTATGCCAGAGATGAGAAAAACTCCATTACGGGATCGAACCTGGATATCGAACCCCGCGAAAATCTGACAATGACCCCGGATTTTCAAGTTGAGCTGTTTAACGGAAGATTTACGATTGGCAGTCAGGTTACAGCCTCGATCTTCACTCGCGACCTCAACAGTTCAGTGGTATCGATGGATGAAGTGAATATTCCATCTTTTTTCACAACATTTTATTCGCCAAGAACCAGCACACGAATCAACTATGCAGGAATAGCAGATGCCAGCATGAACCTGGATCTGTTTAGTCTTGGATTAGGATATGAACGTATTCAACCCGGTTTTGAATCACTGGGAAGAGGAACCGTTCGTGACGATCAGGAGAGAATTAAAATCAGCCCGACTCTTAGGTTGATGAACAATCGGATTAATATCAGTTCAAATATAGCACTGGGCAGAGATAACCTGTTGGGAAATCGGGTTCAGACACAAAGAAATACAAATGTGAACTCCAACGTACAGTTCGTTATATCGCAAGACTTCAGCCTGAACACGACATACGGATTGGTACTGAACAATATTACAGCTGAAGAGATTGACGGACAGACATCGGGCAGTAGTCAGTCTCAAATATCACATAATGTGATGGTTCAGCCCAGTTTAACACTTCGGGGTGAAGAGATAACGCATAATATCTCTCTGACCGGCGGATATATGAGTATTGAAAGCAGGTTTGATAACCAGGGGGGGATGCCGGCTGATAATTACGGCTCAGAATCGATTACTTCTGCTTTAAACTATGCGATTACACTTCCTATCGGACTCACCCTGAACTCCTCGGTTAACTACATGACAAATAGTTCTGATGGCATTGAGATACAGAATTTCGGATTTAATTTGGGAACCAGCTATGCCTTTTTTAACCGGAGCTTAAACGTGAGTGCCAATGCCGGTATGAACCGGAATATAAATGAGAGAATAGGTCCGGGCGATCAACTTACGGAAACAAATATCCAACAGCTGACAGGGAGTCTGAACTCCTCTTATAACCTGACGGACAAAGATTCTTTTGATATTACTCTGCGCACCAGAAGCAATAGTGTGTTAACCGGTGCCGGAAGAGAGTTTGCAGAGCTTGAAGGAAGTTTCAGATACCAGAGAAGATTTTAATTCAGAAATGTGAAGATCAGTTTGAACGAAATTAAAAGTCATTTACAGATGGGAATAACAAAGTTTTTAAAACTTTTTGTGGTTTTGACGGGCATGCTGCTGCTGTTTACTCAGCATTCCTATTCTCAAAGTTCTACACAGGTAAACATTGTAGGTATACCTCCTGTATTGACATCACCGTTTGCGGATAACATTGAAACGAATTTTAAAACGGGTCAATACCAGGTCATTTTCAACTACTCCAGCTTCAGCAGTCAGCCTGTCGATTTTGTATTTGAATTCACCCTGAGACGAAATAACCGAACCATTATTGAGTTTGAATCCTTGCCAAGGGCATTTACACCGGGCAGCTATGTATTTTCCAACTTTTTTGAAGAGGTGGACTTTCCGTTTACTCCAAAGGATGTGCTCAATCAACTGGATAAAGAACTGCAAAATCAGGTTGTACAGTCGGGCTCAATCCCTGAAGGAAACTACTCCATTGAGATCACTGCCCGTCCCAATGTGCAGCAGTCAGGTATTAATTCCATGCCGGGCAATTCCATATTTACCGTTCGTTATCCACCGTCACCCATTTTGGTATCTGTACCGGATGGGGCAAACTTATTGTTAGAAACTCCAACGTTTTCCTGGACTCCGGTCGCCAGTTCAATGGGCGGCCTTTTTGAGTATGAATTTCTCTTGGTTGAGGTTTTTAAAGGACAGACACCGCTTCAGGCTATCAACAGTAACCGTGAGCACGCTTTTGAAACATTAACCGGTCAAACTACATTGCCTTACACACTTCAGTATCTGCCCTTGGAGGAGGGAGCAACCTACGCGTGGCAGGTAACGGCAAAGGACGCAAACGGACAACTTCCGATTCAGAACGACGGAGAGAGTGAGATTTACACGTTCACGTATAGGGATAAAGGGGCAAGTGATGAGGTGATTGCATCATTAGATGAACTGAAAGAGATTCCTTTGGTGCCCGGTTTTGCCACCGTCAATAATTTTGAACGGATGCGCGTCGAGGAGACTCCCAATTCATTTATTCTAAGCGGTTTGGCTACGCTGAACCTTGATTTCGTTACTTTGGGTCCGGTATCCATGCAAGCCGAACTTGATCGAGTAGAAATTCAGAAATCAGCTTCACTTCAAACACCAATTTTAATGGGAGGGAAGATTTCTGCACGATCTAAAGGAATTGAAGAATTAGCAGGTCCACTGTCTGACTACGTTGAAATTCCTGTCGTGACATGGGATTTTGCAAGTGGTATCGGAGCTGAATTAAATGTTAAAACCCCTGCAGGTTCAGACATGAGGGCAAGTGGTGATATGTCCCTGAATAGAATGGGATTGAGTGGTCAAGCAAGTATCAACGGTACACCTTTAGTAGAATTTGGAGAGGGTCCTTTATCAGTTGAACTAACTTCATTAACTGTAACATATCCTGAAGCACAATTGCGTGCTAAAACCAATGCAAGATTTTTAGGTGAAGAGCTTTGTGAGACGCCGGAGTTTCCCTTATTAGATGATAATTTCAGAATCAGACTTGATTGTACTATTGACAAGGATATCTCAATGGTAGATCAATCGGATCTGCTTGTTCTGAATTTAGAGGATGTGAGTGGGGAGATCATCGGCTCACTGAATAGTGATGAATTTGATTTCAATTTAGCAATGCGCTCAAATATTGATCTTAAAATGGAAGACGATCAATACTGTGGAGGATCAACTTTTATTCAATATTCATCTGAAGATGGATTCAGTGCCGGTCAATTTACTCCTAACTGTACAATACCTCGTCCTGAACTGGACCTTGGGTTTTTAAAGGCTTCAGTTAACAACATTGAGTTGGAGCAACTTTCCTTAAGTGAAGAGGGGAATGAACTCGATTTTGAAGTTTGGTTTGATTCGCAATTATCCTTTCCAAACAATCCCACTCTGGCCCTGCCGGCACTTGAAGGTGTTAGAATAACAAATTCGGGAATTACTTTTCCGGATGCACTTTTTGATGGAAATGATATTCCTGTAAACAACACTTTTGAGCTCGGTGATTTTGAGTTGCAACTGGAAAGGTTTGAACTGGATCCATTCACTTTTCCCTGGTTCGACTGGGATGGTGAAGGAGTAGGCCCCTGGAGCTTTAATTTAGATGCAGGACTGGAACTCCCGGTTTCTGCCGAACTTCCGGGTTGTTTCTCTTCAACGACTCTCGGTGTCGAAAATGCCTCTATCTCTTCAGACGGTGATGGAGAATTTGCTGTTATGGGTACAATTAATGCGGATAATGTTGCCTCCTGCAGTTGGGAGTTAGGCCCCGGATTCAGTATGGATATCCACAATATTGGTGGTGATGTTGTAATGAAGCGCGCATCTGAAGGTTTTAGTGTTAGAAGTGATATTACTTTTGACGCCGACTTAAATGTGGATGAACCATTTGCATGTAGTGAACAATCAAGTTTTGAACTAAACGATCTTTCAGTGAGTCTTGATTCCGGTCTTAATGGTAACGTATCCATTCAAAACCCCGATTGTCCGCTGCAAATCGGCCCATATACCGCCGATATCAATCAAGCTGAAATAGAGTTTAATTACAATGATTCAGACGGTCAACAGATTGCACTAAGCGGAGGTGCTTCATTAGACCTTGGTGATGGGAATAGCGCAGATGGTACATTTACCATGGATCTGAAAACCGGTTTGTTTACAGATATTAATTTTGAAATTGACGGGCCATTTGAATGGGGAATTCCGAAAGAGGATCCGGTATTGGCATTTACGATTGATGAAGCCTCGCTTTCGAATGAGGGGATGATGATTAATGGACGTCAAACACTTGATCTCGGAGAAACTGAAATTGGCACTACGTTTGACCAACTGTTAATTGATTGGGATACTTACGAAATATTAGGTGGGCGTATCAT
This is a stretch of genomic DNA from Rhodohalobacter barkolensis. It encodes these proteins:
- a CDS encoding Tex family protein, which encodes MTDSQIFNHIASTLNFSSKQVKTVADFIDEGATIPFLARYRQEATGGLDEEQLRAVRDAIEFQRTLEDRKKTVLKAIDEQDKLTDELEEKINACKDLKTLEDLYLPYKRKRKTRGDMAKEKGLEPLAQIIWNQEITEGDPLKYAEEYINEEHEIPDAETALKTSLDIVAEWINESVEVRDELRTIIRKHGIIKSEKNPVVEGRTNFEDYYDFQNRVQYLKPHQILALNRGERENVLFVNLELNESRTLENIDDVVISNDLSIFIPFLQDAVEDSYKRLLMPSLERELRNELTEQADEHAIQTFATNLKNLLLQPPLKDQVVMGVDPAFRTGCKLAIIDELGKYQEGTTIYPTPPQNKVEQGAKVVNQLIDKYGVTLIAIGNGTASRETEQFIADVIQKRKELNKKENLNYLIISEAGASVYSASTVAREEFPDLDAPQRGNISIARRAQDPLAELVKIDPKSIGVGLYQHDVNQTELAKKLDDVVESCVNEVGVNLNTASAPLLTHISGLSRNVAKKIVEFREAKGKFNNREQIMKISGVGDFRFQQAAGFMRIPDGEHPLDNTAIHPESYEATEKLCNLFGINIDKLSSEQKKIESTFAGINKKEVAEQVGIGVPTLELILENLQKPGRDPRESLPKPLLRQDVMKMEDLSTGMTLEGTVRNVVDFGAFVDIGVKQDGLLHISNMSKGRERVEDPHDVVSVGDIINVEITNIDVERGRIGLALV